From a region of the Methanolobus tindarius DSM 2278 genome:
- a CDS encoding ABC transporter substrate-binding protein produces MSGSKKIPVTFLIALIMVSAFVSGCVDDDVAPQSIQAQEEAITESKTITVTDSVGRTVDVPKNPGAVICSGGGALRYLTYLEAQGKIVAVDSMEYKVSVGKAYAVANNYFEDYPTFGKYGGENLEAILTLDPQPEVIFQIYAADGYDPDELQDKTGIPVVALAEGDMVEEREDMYQVLRIMGEVMDKGERAEEVISFMDAEIADLNERTVDVPDEEKISCYAGGVGSSGSYDFLNTDSHHPSLYFINAKNVAYNPDNMSVEKVSKESILVWDPEIIFLELRPSMFYGENYAPYQLEHDETYHQLSAFQNGNVYGVLPYKFYSHNPDTALVDAYFAGTILFPEQFEDVTVEDKAAEIYGFLVCEGDEEKGKSVFETMLTISDTPAYASMEFE; encoded by the coding sequence ATGAGTGGAAGCAAAAAAATTCCAGTAACTTTTTTAATCGCACTAATTATGGTTTCAGCCTTTGTTTCAGGATGTGTGGATGATGATGTTGCGCCCCAAAGCATCCAGGCACAGGAAGAAGCCATAACGGAATCAAAAACAATTACTGTAACAGATTCAGTAGGGAGAACGGTTGATGTGCCAAAAAATCCTGGGGCTGTAATTTGTTCAGGCGGTGGTGCACTTAGATACCTTACATACCTTGAAGCACAGGGCAAGATTGTCGCAGTTGACAGCATGGAATACAAAGTATCTGTGGGCAAAGCATACGCTGTTGCAAACAACTATTTTGAGGACTATCCAACCTTTGGTAAATACGGAGGCGAGAACCTTGAAGCTATTCTGACCCTTGACCCACAACCGGAAGTCATTTTCCAGATATATGCAGCAGACGGATACGACCCTGATGAATTACAGGACAAAACAGGTATTCCTGTGGTTGCACTCGCAGAGGGGGACATGGTAGAAGAAAGAGAAGACATGTACCAGGTACTTCGCATAATGGGTGAGGTAATGGATAAAGGGGAAAGAGCTGAAGAAGTAATATCTTTTATGGATGCAGAGATAGCAGACCTCAATGAACGTACAGTAGATGTGCCCGATGAAGAGAAGATATCATGTTATGCCGGTGGTGTAGGTAGTTCCGGTTCATACGATTTCCTGAATACCGACTCACATCATCCTTCACTCTATTTCATCAACGCAAAGAACGTAGCATATAATCCTGACAATATGAGCGTGGAGAAAGTCTCAAAAGAAAGCATACTTGTATGGGACCCTGAAATCATATTTTTAGAACTGCGACCCAGCATGTTCTATGGAGAGAATTACGCCCCTTACCAGCTTGAACATGATGAAACCTACCACCAGCTTTCAGCATTCCAGAATGGAAATGTTTACGGAGTGCTGCCTTACAAGTTCTACTCACACAACCCTGATACTGCACTTGTAGATGCATACTTTGCAGGAACTATTCTCTTCCCGGAACAGTTTGAAGATGTTACAGTTGAGGATAAAGCTGCAGAGATCTATGGATTCCTTGTATGCGAAGGCGATGAAGAAAAAGGAAAGTCCGTTTTTGA
- a CDS encoding HAD family hydrolase has protein sequence MIKGIIFDSDGVLVNSMPFHAKAWVEVFAEYGIEVTEEDIYEIEGSNHVGVINIFFGKAGRTPEPEIYAEILEKKRAHFLENNRAEVFEGMYDCLSSLKNKFKLAVASGADRTIVTSLMDKFYPGVFDAIISGEDVENGKPDPEPYEKAIVKLGLSKDECLVVENAPLGVESAKNAGVFCVGVPTYLDESKLKEADFVVRNHSELIEYLTDLKDSSL, from the coding sequence ATGATTAAAGGTATAATTTTCGACTCCGACGGAGTTCTGGTTAACTCGATGCCATTTCATGCAAAGGCATGGGTAGAAGTTTTTGCAGAATACGGTATCGAAGTTACCGAGGAAGACATCTATGAGATTGAAGGCTCAAATCATGTAGGAGTCATTAACATCTTTTTTGGCAAAGCCGGAAGGACACCGGAACCTGAGATTTATGCTGAAATACTCGAAAAGAAAAGAGCACATTTCCTTGAAAATAACCGTGCCGAAGTTTTTGAAGGTATGTATGACTGCCTCAGTTCCCTTAAAAACAAGTTCAAACTAGCAGTTGCATCAGGTGCCGACAGGACAATTGTTACATCACTTATGGATAAGTTCTATCCGGGAGTATTTGACGCTATTATTTCCGGAGAAGATGTTGAAAATGGAAAGCCTGACCCTGAGCCTTATGAGAAAGCAATTGTAAAACTAGGACTCAGTAAAGATGAATGTCTAGTTGTAGAGAATGCACCTCTTGGGGTAGAATCAGCAAAGAATGCAGGGGTCTTTTGTGTAGGAGTTCCGACTTATCTTGATGAATCTAAGCTTAAGGAAGCTGATTTTGTAGTTAGGAATCATTCTGAACTTATTGAGTACCTGACTGATTTGAAAGACAGTAGTTTATGA